The window TATCGAGCAGTTCCTGTTCTCAAGTTCGCAAATGGAATCCATTCCTGGTTACGACCAGGAGTTCAACATCTCCCGTAGGCGTAATGGTGGTGATGCCGAGCTAAGCGGTATCGAGCTTCAGTTCCAAACCGAATTTGGCCTTGGATTCGGTATGATTGCTAACTACACCTACACCGATTCCGAAGTAACCAATGATCAGGGCGTTTCTGGCCTGGCGTTACCGGGTAACTCGGAAGACATGTGGAACGTTACCGGTTACTGGGAAAATGATATGTTCTCAGCTCGGGTAATGGCCAACCACCGTGGTGGTTTCTTTAATGGCGTGAGAATCGGCGCAGACTCTCAAACAGAAGAATTCACTTCCGTTGATGTTGCATTCTCTTACGACGTAACTGAGAACCTAAAACTTAGTGTGCAAGGTATTAACCTGACAGGTGAACTTTACCGCACACAGAACTCACCGGATAGCTGGGGCGGAATCTTCCAGTTAATTAACGATAACGGTACCCGTTGGTTCGTTAACGCTTCTGTGAAGTTCTAAGCTCATCGGATGATGCCGAAGTGCACGCTTCGGCAGATTCGACTCCCTGCAGCCCCGAAAGGGGCTTTTTTTTTGTCCTGACTTTAATGTCAGGACAAAAAAAAGCCTTTAAGGTGGAGTCAAAATGAAGTTTTGAAGGTGGAGTTAAGGCAAAGCCTTAAAGGTGGAGTCAAAACGGAGTTTTGAAGGTGGAGTTAAGGCAAAGCCTTAAAGGTGGAGTCAAAACGGAGTTTTGAAGGTGGAGTTAAGGCAAAGCCTTAAAGGTGGAGTCAAAACGGAGTTTTGAAGGTGGAGTTAAGGCAAAGCCTTAAAGGTGGAGTCAAAACGGAGTTTTGAAGGTGGAGTTAAGGCAAAGCCTTAAAGGTGGAGTCAAAACGGAGTTTTGAAGGTGGAGTTAAGGCAAAGCCTTAAAGGTGGAGTCAAAACGGAGTTTTGAAGGTGGAGTTAAGGCAAAGCCTTAAAGGTGGAGTCAAAACGGAGTTTTGAAGGTGGAGTTAACGCAAAGCCTTAAAGGTGGAGTCAAAATGGAATTTTGAGGGTGGAGTTGCAGCAAAGCTGCAATGTTGATTTTCAGGTTTCCCAAAACACGAGGAAGTCGAGTGTTTTGCTCCACCATCGTTAGACTCCACCCTAAATACGACGCAAGGGAGTATTTACTCCCTCTTCGTTAGAATCCCTCACAAAACACGATGTAGAAGAGTGTTTTGATTTAGTCTCCTTGATTCACGAAATCGCGAACCGCTTTATTCGATTCCTCAACCATTTTTCTGGCACTGCGTGATGCTTGAGTTAAAGCAATAAACAACAAATCAATCACGAACTCTTGAGAGGTGCGGGAAATAATCGAAGACAAACGCATCGAAGATTGCTCGGCAACGGTATGCAGGTTGATATCGGCATACTTCATCAACAGGTTGTCGCTGTAATTAGTGATAGTAATGACTTTTGCACCACGCTCTTTGGCAAGTTTTGCCACCGCAACGACATCACTGGTATTACCGGATTCACTAACACAGATAACTAAATCATCGTGTCCAAAAGTAGACACGTAGGAAAGTTGGATATGGCCACTGGTTTCGGCCAATGCCATTTTGCCAATTTTTTGTAATTTATAACTAAAATCTTTAGCCACTAATGCGGAGGCACCGATACCACTGACCAGAACACGTTTAGCCGATTTCACCAGATTAACCGCTTGCTCGATATTCTTATCGGCGTTCAACCCTGACGTTTCCACCAACACTTTGTGCTTGCTAGCTAATAACTTCTTGTTTAGCTGTTCAAAATCATCATTAACGGTGATTTTTCCGTGTAGCTGTACATCGTCAGTTTCGGAGTTGATTGCTTCGATTAGGGCAAACTTAAAATCTGGATAGCCTTTATAACCCAGTTTTTGCGTAAACTTAACGATTGAAGACTGGCTAACGCCAACCAGCATCGCCAGTTTCTGTGAAGAAAGGTCTTTAATAACGTTTGGAGATTGAAGCGAAAAATCTGCTATTTTTGCTTCATTGGATGTTAGTGAATCCCGTATAGCCCGGATTTTAACCAGTACCGACATTAGCCTTCCCACTGAGTAATAAAATATTTCCAGAAATACTAGCACAATCCTTATTTATAGCTCAACGGGCTACTCAAATTCTTTTTAAAAACAACATCCTGAACCGAAATTCAATATTCAGAATAAACCCTGAATCACCCCTGAATAATTACACCAACAACAACCCAACAATAAAGATTAAATATTCCTATAAATTAGAACTGATAACCTACCTGTAATAACAAACCGAATTCGACGTCATCCCGACCGTCACCAATGACAAAACTTGCTCCTAAATTGGTACCCGGTTCGGTAATTCCGTTAAGGAAGTAGTGATAACTCCCGGCCAGGCCCCAGACGATTTCATTGTCATATTCTGGATTGCGGTTAGTCGGCTCTCTGCTCTTCTCGCTGCCAACGGCACCAATATAGATACCAATGCCGTGCTTATCGGCATAGAAAGGGTCGACATCAAAGAGGTTGGTTTGGATCCAGCCGACACCGACACCGCAAGCTAAGCCACCTTCCGAGGAATGGCCAAGGCAACCGATTGATGCGTATTTCATATCATATTGTTTAGTAACGTTGATGTTGGCGCCAAGGCCGGTATATAAAATTCCGAAACCCAGGCCATAGCCATAATCATCAAACGCAAAGAAGCTATCTTCTTTCGGTTCAGATACCGGTTCTTCCAGCGATTCCTCGCCAGTGACTTCTTCATCGACTTCAGCCGTGCTTTCAGGCTCTTGTCCGGGAATGGGTTTAGCCGGTGTTGCTTCAACAACGTCGTTATTGACTGTCGACTCTTCAGTGTTTTGTTCCTGAGCAAAGCTAACATTAGCAAAAACCAGCAGGGGCAGCAGGAGGATTAGCGATTTCAAGGCAGGTCCCTTCTCTTAACGAATCATTATTGTTTTACCGCTCTTGGTTAAAGTCTATAAGATAGTTTCCAGTTTGCCAGTAAATTGCAAAACAGTGTTTATCATTCAATAAGTTAAAAGCATGTTAATTGAATAAAGCCAAACCTGCACAGATGATGCTCTAGTAGCTACCGCAGCGCTTAACGGATAAATGTAAACCGGATAAAAATTCATTGTAAACTGCAGGTCAATGCTACAAATATGTACACAAAAATTCGCGTAATTCATTGCAAAGCCCCAGCATTTATAATAGAACTACTGCCCAAGAATTAAGCTGTTTCCCTTACAAGCAATAAATTACAACAATGAAGTATGCTGTTTTCCTTTTTATCACCCTTGCCAGCCTCCTCAGCGCTACCGCGCCCCTGGCACAAGAGGATATTGAACAGAGCCTGGTAAAACCGGGCACGTTTGATTTTCGTCTGACTGCAGGGTATGGCGGTATTGAAAATCCTCTGCGTCAGCGCGAAAATATTCGCTCTCCTTTACTACCGGAATTTAGTTATTACGGCGAAAAGTTCTTTGTCGAAAACCTGGTATTGGGATATAGCCTCTATGAATCTCGCAACTGGATGGTCGATGCCTACGGCTACTTTAACAACGATGGTTATTTCTTTGCCGACTCAAATACCGAGAAAATCGTCTCTTTGGCAGGCATAACCCAAAACACTTGGCGAGTTACCAAAGTCCCCTTAAACCTTGAAGATGTTGAACGAGATTTAAGTTATATGGCAGGTATCAACATCAGTCATATTACCAACTGGTATCGAACCAACCTTTCGATTGCCAAAGATGTCACTTCGGTTCATTACGGTGAAGAAATATCCCTGACGTTTTCCAAACCAATGCAATGGAAGTCGTTAACCACAACCATTCAGGCTGGTGCAACCTACAAATCTTCCGATATCACCGACTATTATTACTATCTGACAGACGATGAAAACAACATATCCATCCGTCAGACTGCGGTAGGCGATACCATCTCGCCCTGGGCTAATGTAAGTTTGCGATACCATTTTAATCCGACCTGGTCGATTGGATTTTCTTTAAAGAAAACCTGGTTTGACAGCAAAATGAAAGCCAGTGTGTTAGTGGAAGATACGAGTTTTTATTCTGGTTTTATAGGGGTTTCATATAGGTACTAAGATGACGTTGAAGCCACTCTCGACACGACTTGGCAGTTTATTTATATGTTGCCTGAGCACCTTAGCTGCCCAGGCACAGGACGACTCTACTTATTCGGCGGATATTTCTGAAATAAATATCCTGCCGGAAATTTGTGTTCGTCACAAAAGTAATGCCCAGTGTCAGTTTAAGCTCGACGTGAACCTGCAACTGAAAGCAAAAATGGATGTTTGCATGGTAATCGAGTCTTTGCGCATCAGGCAATGCCTGGAACAGGTTAGCGAAGCAAAATTCCAGCGCCTGTTAACCATCAATGAAGACGTTAAGATCGATATTATCAACCGCGACACCGGAGAACTGCTTTATAGCTCAATATTGAAGCTAGCGGAGTTTCAGCCTGTTAATTTACGACCACGAAGAAACCTGGGTTGGATCCTATAGTGGCAGCTAAAACCTATAAATTACTTCTCATTGAAGACGATATCCCGTTGGCAGAGCTGGTGAGTGACTTTCTCAATGACTACGAATTCGAGGTTACCTGCGTAAATAGTGGTCAGGAAGCATTAAAAGTCGTTTCCGAAAATCAATATGACCTGATTCTTTGCGATATCATGCTTCCGGATATGGATGGGTTTGAATTACTACCTAATCTTCCTTTTGGGCCACAGGTACCGATACTTTTTCTAACGGCGATGACCGACAGTATGTCGCAAATTAAAGGTCTTAACGCTGGCGCTGCTGACTACATTTTAAAACCCGTAGATCCGGAAGTTCTGCTTGCCCGGGTTCGCGCTAATATCCGTATGGTGGAAAGACGAGGCCAAGCGACGTCTTTAACTCTGGGTAACCTGTTTCTTGATAAGACTACCGCAACCGCTACTTATCATGGTAAAGCGTTAGATCTGACCGCTCAGGATTTTGCCATTATCTGGTATTTCGCCCAGCGTGGTGACGATGTTGTCGACCGCGATAGTCTGTTTACGGATATTATTGGCAGAACTTATGACGGTAAAGATCGAGCAGCTGACCTGCGCATCAGCCGTCTGCGTAAAAAGCTTAGTGCCGTGGGTCTTGATGAGCTCACTATCATCTCAATTCGCAACAAAGGATATGTATTTAAGTATTGGGCGCACTTAAACAATGCATAGTCATTTTATCCGCTTTTACTTATTCATCTTACTTGCTGTATTCGCTCTGGTTTTTAGTTTCGGTCAGCTGTACAGCCAGTTCTACGCGCCGCCCGTACAATACAATATTCCGGTCGAATCGGTTTTTGCGGCTCAGGAAACCCCCAATCCAGCGACGTTTCGCTACATCAAGAAATCCAATATTCAGCTGTCATCCGATTTACTGGCGCAATTACAAGGTAATCAAACGATTGCCTACGTGGTAAATAATCAAATGTATTATCTGCGTAATCACGACAAAGGCCGTTATATTCAATGGGGACCGGTTGAAATCAACGAAGCCCCTGTCGATGATAATTATCTGATTCTATTTTTTTACAGCGCTCTGGCAATTGTATTCCTGTTGTTAATGTGGCCAATGTTCAGAGATTTGTCATTCCTGCAAAAATGCGCGGTGGAATTTGGCGAAAACCCTCAGTCTCAACCCTTAACCGTCAGTAAGAAATCTACCGTTTATCCCCTTGCTCATGCACTTTATGCAATGAGCAGTCGTCTGGTTGAGTTTGTAACCTTGCAGCGGGATCTCGCGAAAATCATCGCCCATGAAGTCCGTACACCTTTGGCGCGGATGAAGTTTGTGTTAAAGCGCGTTGAAGGAAAAATCGAAGACAAGCATTTAAAGCGCATGTTGATGGATATCGCCGAGCTTGAAACCTTAGCCACCGACTACATGGCGTTCAGTCGTTCCCAACAACTCGATCCCGATTACCTGCAACCATTAAAACTGGATTGGTTCTTTGAAAGACTAAGTCATAAATATCAAAATTTGGAAACGCCCGTTCACTTCATCCTCAACAATAAAGATAGCCAATTTCATGGCAATGAAGCACAGCTTGATTTGGCTCTATCAAACCTGCTTAACAATGCCTTGCGCTACGCAGAACAGCAAATACAGGTAAATGTTGAAGTAAACGACGGCTGGGTTAACTTTCATATTGATGACGACGGCCCGGGCTTTAATAACGGAAAACAGAGAACCAATAATCAGGGAACAACCACAGGCTTTGGCCTTGGATTATATATTGTCGAGTCCATCGTTAACCGCCACAACGGTAGTTTATCGAAGTCATCGGGTCCATTAGGCGGCGCCAGAGCTACCGTGGCCATTCCCACACAACCACCTCGCTGACCCTAATCATACCAATCCATACAACACCGACCTGCTAAAGCTCACTGCGTTATCAATTTCATTATGTAAATTCTCGTGGGGATGAAACGAAACTGCGATAGCACCTTTGATTTTCAACGCTCGATTTAAGCGTTGACGCCCACTTCCAAATTCAACGAAAAATAACCAAAAGATTACACATTGTTAACAGCAGTTTTTTTTCATCTCGGTAAACTAAATAAAAATAAGCTTCACGGAGTGATGGTATGAAAAATTTAATTGTAATAACCGCGATTGCCTATCTTGCACATCAATACGTAGGTGATCACTTTAAATTAGTTAAATACAATAGCGATGACGAAGTTATCCTGCAAATCGGCACCTATGGCACATTAGAGGAATGCCGGATTGAAGAAGCACAGCAAAAGGAAAAGGCCGAACTGCTGGAATTTTTAAGCAGTAGCTTCAAATGTGAGCAAATTGAGTGGTTCACAAAAAAATAACGCGTTAAATATTATTTGCTTGGCTCTAAATTTCCGGTTTTCGCTAGCAACGCTTACCTTTTCCATTTTAAAAGTTCCCGTCTAAGATTAACTGAGGCAAACATTAAACTCGGGATCGCAGATATGGTCCCGGAAAGGTCGAAATATGGGCAACTATTCTCAAAAGCTATCCCTGCTTTTACTCTCTGTGTTCACCTTGCTTTGGGGTTGTAGCACGCAGCCAGACGATTACTGTCCCCCTCAATATAAAGCTGAAGAATGTCAGCAAGCCCGCACCAATGACAACCAGCTTATTAACCAGCAGTATGAGCAACGCCGCTGGCGCAGCTCCAGTGAGCAGGAAAAAGAGCCATTGCAGCTAGGTATCGATGCCGACATCCCGATTCTCGAAGGACAGGTTAAAATCGTCGGACCCACCGTCGAAGATGGGGTAAATTCACTGGCGATGAAAATCTGGATGATTGAGAACGCCAAGTATACGGTTGATGCCACCTATTACATCTTCGACAACGATCTCGCCGGTTACGCCTTTTTAGGTGCCATGTGTAATGCGGTAAAACGTGGCGTCGATGTCAGACTGATGGTTGATTCTCTCGGCTCCGTTGATATGCGCCATGAGGAATTAAAAGGCTTGCTTCGCTGCGCCGATGAAGCAGGGTTTATCCGTGGCCCAGACGGCAAACTCACCAATAAGCGTGCCCGTGTTCAGGTGATAATATTCAATGCTGCGTCAAAAATCTTCGTTAATATCAACCGTCGCTCCCACGATAAACTGTTAGTGATTGATGGAAATTCGCCGGAAAATGCTTACGTAATGACGGGCGGCCGCAATATTTCCCTGCATTATTACGGTATCAATGAAGAGGGAGAGTTGAACAAGGATACGTTTCAGGATCTGGAAATTTTGATAAAGAACCCGGAAGGTTCGATTACCGATCTGGAGCAAAATCACAAACGTGGCAAGTTTGGACATCTGATCACCATTTCCCGAGTATCCGAACTCTACCTGACCCTGCTTTATAGCCATAGTGGCAACAAGTTCCTGACCGCCTGGTTCCCTTACTCAGGACAACGGGAAAAACTCCAGGAGTCTCTCGATGAGTTAAAAACCGGGCCGTTATTTGCAAAATCTTACGCCAATATTGAAGCAGAAATGCAGGAAGGTTATCACCCTGCTAAACTTCGCCTTGCCCATGAAATGGCAAACATTGTCAGCTATGAGGTATTTGAAAAATATGCCGATGTTCAGGGGCGCAACCCCAATTCTATCGTTGAAATCCTTGCTGAGCTCAGTAGTGAAAAGTACAACGTTAAACACGTACGCTTAGTCTCACCATATATCTTTCTTGCCAATGAAGAACCCGAGGAAAAAGATGGTCGTTATCAAGAGCTTGAAGGCATGCGCCAATGGCTTGCGGATGACCCTGAACGGACCATCGAAATCATCACCAATTCAGTGATGTCTTCCGATAATTTTATGACGCAATCGATTATCGATATGGAAATGGTACCGAGGATGTTAAGTGATGACCCACAATTCATCGACAAATGGCAGGATGATTTGGAGGTCAGTGAAGAAAATCCTGATTTCATTGCATCGGAAGATTTTCAGAAAGCGATCAGTAACCCGCGTATCAAAGTCTATCAACTGGGAAAACTTGATGCCGATCTCATCGGTGGTGACGAAACCTACGGTAAGCTTCATGCCAAGTTTATCGTTACCAATAACGTTGCCTTTGTCGGTACCACTAACCTGGACTATCGCTCGCGTTTTATTAACAACGAAATGGGCTATTTTATGCTCGGAGAAGGGGTTAATAACGAGCTCAATCAAATCTTTGATGATTTGAAAAAGCGCTGTTATCTCTGGGGAGAACCGGATTGGCTCGCCATGCGTAAAAAAATCCGAGATCTGGAAGGGATGGAAGGATTTTCCGCCCGCAGTCAACGCAGTGTTTATAGCAAACTGATCTTCACCGGCATCAAGTGGCAGCTATAAAAGCACCTGAAAAGCAGACAGTAAAAGCTGTCTGCGTTGCTACTTCCGCCTTAGACTTCCGCCTTCCACTCTAACTTCCTACTAGTGGATTACCTGACGACTAAAGTGTAAGTGCTTGCTATCTTTCATTAGCTGGTGAAAATTAGCCTTATCAATTTTTATCAAGGTCTGATGATCACCCGCCTCAATGTATACATGTTCAAGTTCGTCTAGCACCTGTTCACAAACGGTATTGATGTGGTATGCCGCCCCCACCGCAGGTATTGCGCCATGTTCACAATCTTCAAACATGGTATAGACTTCCTGCTCTCTGGCTAACCGGTATGTCGCTAACATTTCATCATTTAATGCCGATAAACTTATCTTGTAGTTAGCAGGAAGTACTGCCAGCAGGTTCCTTCCTTGATGATCTTTAAGCACTACCGCTTTGGCAATGTGCTGC is drawn from Thalassotalea sp. PS06 and contains these coding sequences:
- a CDS encoding MurR/RpiR family transcriptional regulator; protein product: MSVLVKIRAIRDSLTSNEAKIADFSLQSPNVIKDLSSQKLAMLVGVSQSSIVKFTQKLGYKGYPDFKFALIEAINSETDDVQLHGKITVNDDFEQLNKKLLASKHKVLVETSGLNADKNIEQAVNLVKSAKRVLVSGIGASALVAKDFSYKLQKIGKMALAETSGHIQLSYVSTFGHDDLVICVSESGNTSDVVAVAKLAKERGAKVITITNYSDNLLMKYADINLHTVAEQSSMRLSSIISRTSQEFVIDLLFIALTQASRSARKMVEESNKAVRDFVNQGD
- a CDS encoding response regulator transcription factor; translated protein: MAAKTYKLLLIEDDIPLAELVSDFLNDYEFEVTCVNSGQEALKVVSENQYDLILCDIMLPDMDGFELLPNLPFGPQVPILFLTAMTDSMSQIKGLNAGAADYILKPVDPEVLLARVRANIRMVERRGQATSLTLGNLFLDKTTATATYHGKALDLTAQDFAIIWYFAQRGDDVVDRDSLFTDIIGRTYDGKDRAADLRISRLRKKLSAVGLDELTIISIRNKGYVFKYWAHLNNA
- a CDS encoding sensor histidine kinase — its product is MHSHFIRFYLFILLAVFALVFSFGQLYSQFYAPPVQYNIPVESVFAAQETPNPATFRYIKKSNIQLSSDLLAQLQGNQTIAYVVNNQMYYLRNHDKGRYIQWGPVEINEAPVDDNYLILFFYSALAIVFLLLMWPMFRDLSFLQKCAVEFGENPQSQPLTVSKKSTVYPLAHALYAMSSRLVEFVTLQRDLAKIIAHEVRTPLARMKFVLKRVEGKIEDKHLKRMLMDIAELETLATDYMAFSRSQQLDPDYLQPLKLDWFFERLSHKYQNLETPVHFILNNKDSQFHGNEAQLDLALSNLLNNALRYAEQQIQVNVEVNDGWVNFHIDDDGPGFNNGKQRTNNQGTTTGFGLGLYIVESIVNRHNGSLSKSSGPLGGARATVAIPTQPPR
- a CDS encoding YbaK/EbsC family protein — encoded protein: MTISTTLESYLQDHDIPFHSVVHPHSSSSISTAISANVPLQHIAKAVVLKDHQGRNLLAVLPANYKISLSALNDEMLATYRLAREQEVYTMFEDCEHGAIPAVGAAYHINTVCEQVLDELEHVYIEAGDHQTLIKIDKANFHQLMKDSKHLHFSRQVIH
- a CDS encoding MipA/OmpV family protein encodes the protein MKYAVFLFITLASLLSATAPLAQEDIEQSLVKPGTFDFRLTAGYGGIENPLRQRENIRSPLLPEFSYYGEKFFVENLVLGYSLYESRNWMVDAYGYFNNDGYFFADSNTEKIVSLAGITQNTWRVTKVPLNLEDVERDLSYMAGINISHITNWYRTNLSIAKDVTSVHYGEEISLTFSKPMQWKSLTTTIQAGATYKSSDITDYYYYLTDDENNISIRQTAVGDTISPWANVSLRYHFNPTWSIGFSLKKTWFDSKMKASVLVEDTSFYSGFIGVSYRY
- a CDS encoding phospholipase D-like domain-containing protein, with translation MGNYSQKLSLLLLSVFTLLWGCSTQPDDYCPPQYKAEECQQARTNDNQLINQQYEQRRWRSSSEQEKEPLQLGIDADIPILEGQVKIVGPTVEDGVNSLAMKIWMIENAKYTVDATYYIFDNDLAGYAFLGAMCNAVKRGVDVRLMVDSLGSVDMRHEELKGLLRCADEAGFIRGPDGKLTNKRARVQVIIFNAASKIFVNINRRSHDKLLVIDGNSPENAYVMTGGRNISLHYYGINEEGELNKDTFQDLEILIKNPEGSITDLEQNHKRGKFGHLITISRVSELYLTLLYSHSGNKFLTAWFPYSGQREKLQESLDELKTGPLFAKSYANIEAEMQEGYHPAKLRLAHEMANIVSYEVFEKYADVQGRNPNSIVEILAELSSEKYNVKHVRLVSPYIFLANEEPEEKDGRYQELEGMRQWLADDPERTIEIITNSVMSSDNFMTQSIIDMEMVPRMLSDDPQFIDKWQDDLEVSEENPDFIASEDFQKAISNPRIKVYQLGKLDADLIGGDETYGKLHAKFIVTNNVAFVGTTNLDYRSRFINNEMGYFMLGEGVNNELNQIFDDLKKRCYLWGEPDWLAMRKKIRDLEGMEGFSARSQRSVYSKLIFTGIKWQL
- a CDS encoding DUF3019 domain-containing protein, with the protein product MTLKPLSTRLGSLFICCLSTLAAQAQDDSTYSADISEINILPEICVRHKSNAQCQFKLDVNLQLKAKMDVCMVIESLRIRQCLEQVSEAKFQRLLTINEDVKIDIINRDTGELLYSSILKLAEFQPVNLRPRRNLGWIL